One window of Triticum dicoccoides isolate Atlit2015 ecotype Zavitan chromosome 5A, WEW_v2.0, whole genome shotgun sequence genomic DNA carries:
- the LOC119297278 gene encoding uncharacterized protein LOC119297278 isoform X2 — MLSSSLPPLRHDLACGLPLLDPDRQVHHLHFRRSPIRQQRRLLPHRPSSSPHMPLLVSSPVSVEEPPWSRQPPAGATAVEAAAGWSPASSPFRSLWRSTASNLLDGARNPRRTISSSHGHGHGEPARCAAAGALLLCTVCVSSAAVLLEATGVMAAVYGGDHKLSGDLIFRSWKKRTGGSRGR; from the exons AtgctctcctcctccctccctcccctccggCATGATCTAGCATGCGGCCTCCctctcctcgatccagatcggcAGGTCCACCACCTACACTTCCGGCGATCCCCAATCCGGCAACAGAGACGGCTGCTCCCGCACCGGCCTTCTTCCTCGCCCCATATGCCGCTACTCGTCTCCTCTCCGGTGAGTGTGGAGGAGCCACCGTGGTCGAGGCAGCCGCCGGCTGGAGCCACCGCGGTCGAGGCAGCCGCCGGCTGGAGCCCCGCCTCTTCTCCTTTCCGGTCACTGTGGAGGTCCACCGCGTCCAACCTCCTCGACGGCGCTCGGAACCCTAGGCGGACCATCTCTTCCtcccatggccatggccatggcgaGCCTGCAAGATGTGCAGCAGCAG GTGCTCTGCTCTTGTGCACGGTGTGTGTCTCCAGCGCAGCGGTGCTTCTTGAGGCGACCGGCGTGATGGCGGCTGTGTATGGCGGCGACCACAAGCTCTCTG GTGATTTGATTTTCAGAAGTTGGAAGAAGAGGACAGGTGGAAGCAGAGGACGATGA
- the LOC119297278 gene encoding uncharacterized protein LOC119297278 isoform X1, with product MLSSSLPPLRHDLACGLPLLDPDRQVHHLHFRRSPIRQQRRLLPHRPSSSPHMPLLVSSPVSVEEPPWSRQPPAGATAVEAAAGWSPASSPFRSLWRSTASNLLDGARNPRRTISSSHGHGHGEPARCAAAAGALLLCTVCVSSAAVLLEATGVMAAVYGGDHKLSGDLIFRSWKKRTGGSRGR from the exons AtgctctcctcctccctccctcccctccggCATGATCTAGCATGCGGCCTCCctctcctcgatccagatcggcAGGTCCACCACCTACACTTCCGGCGATCCCCAATCCGGCAACAGAGACGGCTGCTCCCGCACCGGCCTTCTTCCTCGCCCCATATGCCGCTACTCGTCTCCTCTCCGGTGAGTGTGGAGGAGCCACCGTGGTCGAGGCAGCCGCCGGCTGGAGCCACCGCGGTCGAGGCAGCCGCCGGCTGGAGCCCCGCCTCTTCTCCTTTCCGGTCACTGTGGAGGTCCACCGCGTCCAACCTCCTCGACGGCGCTCGGAACCCTAGGCGGACCATCTCTTCCtcccatggccatggccatggcgaGCCTGCAAGATGTGCAGCAGCAG CAGGTGCTCTGCTCTTGTGCACGGTGTGTGTCTCCAGCGCAGCGGTGCTTCTTGAGGCGACCGGCGTGATGGCGGCTGTGTATGGCGGCGACCACAAGCTCTCTG GTGATTTGATTTTCAGAAGTTGGAAGAAGAGGACAGGTGGAAGCAGAGGACGATGA